The following proteins are encoded in a genomic region of Mycolicibacterium confluentis:
- a CDS encoding MMPL/RND family transporter — translation MSRHLSDTPTDALPAANPRHSGIAKWVRTLAIPIVVGWVALIAVLNTAVPQLTEVGKARSVSMSPDDAPSVIAMQRVGKVFEEFTSNSSVMIVLEGEDPLGEEAHQFYDDLMAKLEADTKHVEHVQDFWGDPLTASGAQSPDGKAAYVQIYTAGNQGESLANESVEAVQDIVDGVEPPAGVKAYVTGPAALTADQNIASERSIKVIEALTFVVIIVMLLLVYRSIVTVLLTLVTVVLSLAAARGVVAFLGWYEIIGLSTFATDLLVTLAIAAATDYCIFLFGRYQEARAAGEDKESAYYTMFHGTAHVILGSGMTIAGATACLHFTRLPYFQSLGVPLAVGMTVVVLCGITLGSAVVAIATRFGKILEPKRALRTRGWRKVGAAVVRWPGPILVATIALALIGLLTLPGYMTNYNDRNYLPADLPANEGYAAADRHFSQARMNPELLMIESDHDLRNSADFLVIEKIAKSVVQVPGISRVQAITRPQGSPIEHTSIPFQISMQGTTQRMNEKYQQDMMANMLKQADDMQSTIDTMEKMSSITVQMADTTHSMVTKMKNMTLDVAEMRDNIANFDDFLRPIRNYFYWEPHCYNIPVCSSMRSIFDTIDGIDVMTDDIQQLMPDMERLDELMPQMVALMPSMIETMKNMKTYMLTMYQTQKGMQDQMSAMQENSTAMGQAFDAAKNDDSFYLPPETFDNPDFKRGMKMFLSPDGHAVRFIISHEGDPMSPEGIKHIDAIKLAAKEALKGTPLEGSKIYLGGTAATFKDMQEGANYDLLIAGIAAMCLIFIIMLIITRAIVAAAVIVGTVVMSLGASFGLSVLIWQHIIGIELHWMVLAMSVIILMAVGADYNLLLVARFKEEIHAGLNTGIIRSMGGTGSVVTSAGLVFAFTMASMAVSELIVIGQVGTTIALGLLFDTLVVRSFMMPSIAALLGKWFWWPQMVRQRPVPAPWPNPELQEAQK, via the coding sequence ATGAGCCGACATCTGAGCGACACCCCCACCGACGCGCTCCCCGCCGCGAACCCGCGACACTCGGGCATCGCCAAGTGGGTCCGCACGCTCGCGATCCCGATCGTGGTGGGCTGGGTGGCCCTGATCGCGGTGCTCAACACCGCCGTGCCGCAGCTTACGGAGGTCGGCAAGGCCCGCTCGGTGTCGATGAGTCCCGACGACGCCCCGTCGGTGATCGCGATGCAGCGGGTCGGCAAGGTCTTCGAAGAGTTCACGTCGAACAGTTCGGTGATGATCGTGCTCGAGGGGGAGGACCCCCTGGGCGAGGAAGCGCACCAGTTCTACGACGACCTGATGGCCAAGCTTGAGGCCGACACCAAGCACGTCGAGCACGTCCAGGACTTCTGGGGCGATCCGCTGACCGCGAGCGGGGCCCAGAGCCCCGACGGCAAGGCCGCCTACGTCCAGATCTACACCGCGGGCAATCAGGGCGAGTCCCTGGCCAACGAGTCGGTGGAAGCCGTCCAGGACATCGTTGACGGCGTCGAGCCCCCAGCGGGCGTCAAGGCCTACGTGACCGGACCGGCGGCGTTGACGGCGGATCAGAACATCGCCAGCGAGCGCAGTATCAAGGTGATCGAGGCTCTGACGTTCGTCGTCATCATCGTGATGCTGCTGCTGGTCTACCGTTCGATCGTCACGGTCCTCCTGACCCTCGTCACGGTCGTGTTGTCGTTGGCTGCGGCCCGCGGGGTGGTCGCGTTCCTGGGCTGGTACGAGATCATCGGCCTGTCGACATTCGCCACCGATCTCCTTGTCACGCTGGCGATTGCGGCCGCGACCGACTACTGCATCTTCCTGTTCGGGCGATACCAGGAGGCCCGCGCGGCGGGTGAGGACAAAGAGTCCGCCTACTACACGATGTTCCACGGCACGGCGCACGTCATCCTCGGCTCGGGCATGACGATCGCCGGCGCGACGGCCTGCCTGCACTTCACGCGCCTGCCGTACTTCCAGTCTCTGGGTGTCCCGCTTGCCGTCGGTATGACGGTCGTGGTGCTCTGCGGAATCACGCTCGGTTCGGCTGTCGTCGCCATCGCGACGCGGTTCGGCAAGATTCTTGAGCCCAAGCGCGCGCTCCGTACCCGTGGGTGGCGCAAGGTCGGTGCGGCCGTCGTGCGGTGGCCCGGTCCGATCCTGGTGGCGACCATCGCGCTGGCGCTGATCGGTCTGTTGACCCTGCCGGGCTACATGACCAACTACAACGACCGCAACTACCTGCCCGCCGACCTGCCCGCCAACGAGGGCTACGCGGCAGCGGACCGGCACTTTTCGCAGGCCCGGATGAACCCCGAGCTGCTGATGATCGAAAGCGATCACGATCTGCGCAACTCGGCCGACTTCCTGGTCATCGAGAAGATCGCCAAGTCGGTGGTGCAGGTGCCGGGAATCAGTCGGGTGCAGGCGATCACGCGTCCGCAGGGCTCGCCGATCGAGCACACCTCGATCCCGTTCCAGATCAGCATGCAGGGCACCACGCAGCGCATGAACGAGAAGTACCAGCAGGACATGATGGCCAACATGCTCAAGCAGGCCGATGACATGCAGAGCACCATCGACACGATGGAGAAGATGTCCAGCATCACCGTGCAGATGGCCGACACCACGCACAGCATGGTCACCAAGATGAAGAACATGACGCTGGACGTGGCCGAAATGCGGGACAACATCGCGAATTTCGACGATTTCCTGCGACCGATCCGCAACTACTTCTACTGGGAACCGCACTGCTACAACATCCCGGTGTGCTCGTCCATGCGGTCGATCTTCGACACCATTGACGGCATCGACGTCATGACCGACGACATCCAGCAGTTGATGCCGGACATGGAGCGTCTGGACGAGCTGATGCCGCAGATGGTCGCGCTCATGCCTTCGATGATCGAGACCATGAAGAACATGAAGACCTACATGCTGACGATGTATCAGACGCAGAAGGGCATGCAGGACCAGATGTCGGCCATGCAGGAGAACTCGACTGCCATGGGCCAGGCCTTCGACGCGGCCAAGAACGACGACTCCTTCTACCTGCCGCCGGAGACGTTTGACAATCCGGACTTCAAGCGCGGCATGAAGATGTTCCTGTCCCCGGACGGGCACGCGGTGCGGTTCATCATCAGCCACGAGGGTGACCCGATGAGCCCCGAGGGCATCAAGCACATCGATGCCATCAAGCTCGCCGCGAAGGAAGCGCTCAAGGGAACGCCGTTGGAGGGGTCCAAGATCTACCTCGGTGGCACCGCGGCGACGTTCAAGGACATGCAGGAGGGTGCCAACTACGACCTGCTGATCGCCGGAATCGCGGCGATGTGCCTGATCTTCATCATCATGTTGATCATCACGCGCGCGATCGTGGCCGCGGCGGTCATCGTCGGCACCGTGGTCATGTCCTTGGGCGCCTCGTTCGGTCTGTCGGTGTTGATCTGGCAGCACATCATCGGCATCGAACTGCACTGGATGGTGCTGGCCATGTCAGTGATCATCCTGATGGCCGTGGGCGCCGACTACAACCTGCTGTTGGTGGCGAGGTTCAAGGAGGAGATCCACGCCGGGTTGAACACCGGCATCATCCGGTCCATGGGTGGCACCGGGTCGGTGGTGACCTCGGCGGGTTTGGTGTTCGCCTTCACCATGGCCTCGATGGCGGTCAGCGAGCTGATCGTGATCGGGCAGGTCGGCACGACCATCGCGCTGGGTCTGCTGTTCGACACGCTGGTGGTGCGCTCGTTCATGATGCCGTCGATCGCGGCGCTGCTCGGCAAGTGGTTCTGGTGGCCGCAGATGGTGCGCCAGCGCCCAGTGCCGGCTCCGTGGCCCAACCCCGAACTGCAGGAGGCTCAGAAGTGA
- a CDS encoding DUF5078 domain-containing protein, with the protein MWIRKVRAGLAVAATAAGLLAAPAGVAGADATDNYPIPNRILKTTCTVDQYMAAARDTSPVYYERYMIDYNNRPLDVQQGARDRINWFFSLDYAGRRQYSENTATNVYFEQMATRWGNWAKLFFNNKGVVAHATDVCNTYPVTDPSVWTWMQ; encoded by the coding sequence ATGTGGATTCGTAAAGTGCGTGCGGGACTTGCGGTGGCGGCCACGGCGGCCGGACTGCTGGCTGCCCCCGCCGGTGTCGCCGGTGCGGATGCCACGGATAACTACCCGATTCCGAATCGGATTCTCAAGACGACGTGCACCGTCGATCAGTACATGGCGGCCGCCCGTGACACCAGTCCGGTGTACTACGAGCGCTACATGATCGACTACAACAACCGGCCCCTCGACGTGCAGCAGGGCGCTCGCGACCGGATCAACTGGTTCTTCTCGCTGGACTACGCCGGTCGCCGTCAGTACTCGGAGAACACCGCCACCAACGTCTACTTCGAGCAGATGGCTACCCGATGGGGGAACTGGGCCAAGCTGTTCTTCAACAACAAGGGCGTCGTCGCGCATGCCACCGACGTGTGCAACACCTACCCCGTGACCGATCCGTCGGTCTGGACCTGGATGCAGTAG
- a CDS encoding MmpS family transport accessory protein gives MKVLKKVWLPLVIVIVMLIGGMTVSRIRTFFGADDGSGLSAAPVEDTEPFNPKVVKYEIWGDGSYADVNYLDLDAEPQRVDGAGLPWTLVLESTAPSVFPNIVAQGDSSTITCRITVDDEVKDERTVSGVNAQTYCLVKSA, from the coding sequence ATGAAGGTGCTCAAGAAGGTTTGGTTGCCCCTCGTTATCGTCATCGTGATGCTGATCGGCGGCATGACAGTGTCGCGGATCCGCACGTTCTTCGGCGCCGATGACGGCAGCGGCCTCTCGGCCGCGCCGGTCGAGGACACCGAACCGTTCAACCCCAAGGTCGTCAAGTACGAGATCTGGGGTGACGGCAGCTACGCCGACGTGAACTATCTCGACCTCGACGCCGAGCCGCAGCGCGTGGACGGCGCCGGCCTGCCCTGGACGCTGGTGCTCGAGTCCACCGCGCCGTCGGTGTTCCCGAACATCGTCGCCCAGGGTGACAGCAGCACCATCACGTGCCGCATCACCGTCGACGACGAGGTGAAGGACGAACGCACCGTCTCCGGCGTCAACGCTCAGACCTATTGCCTGGTGAAATCCGCATGA
- a CDS encoding DUF732 domain-containing protein, with amino-acid sequence MKRIVIAGVAALAALVTAAPAQADPDTDFTNQLHVYGIYGQKDYNAWIGKIMCKRLNRGVDADAFASAKFVSDQLNKGSTTEQSWQFLGAAINFYCPDKTYVLAQAAERH; translated from the coding sequence GTGAAACGCATCGTGATCGCCGGGGTCGCTGCGCTTGCCGCGCTGGTGACGGCCGCGCCGGCGCAGGCTGACCCCGACACCGACTTCACGAATCAGCTTCACGTGTACGGGATCTACGGCCAGAAGGATTACAACGCCTGGATCGGCAAGATCATGTGCAAGCGGTTGAACCGCGGCGTGGACGCTGATGCGTTCGCGTCTGCGAAGTTCGTCTCCGATCAACTGAACAAGGGCAGCACGACCGAGCAGTCGTGGCAGTTCCTGGGGGCGGCCATCAATTTCTACTGCCCGGATAAGACCTACGTTCTGGCGCAGGCCGCCGAGCGGCACTGA
- a CDS encoding DUF7064 domain-containing protein, whose product MGYSAADESFTHQLPTTFDQVHDPDPTWSDRCYFFAASPDGSLLLASGYGNNPNTGTGLGYVKVTLADGRHWDLLAGRPVTGDDRGELSAGPMRWTCVEPLKRWRLDVEPNASGIAWELHYEPTAPMWELLPMKVHDADGQMLADMYHMKEPGRWTGWVEIDGERISVDGFHGGRDRTFGVRVSDKIDFWLWLDAGFEDRAIEAWIIESADGTVRYVDGGITHNDGTRSKRFVKIEHDVTFDGDRKRPATATLIFTDEDGQIHRVIADTPHQHVNAYYGLPMAHCQYEDLGGGAYFIHYLWNSEDPAQLDETEGKSMALDQLMRFQLGDQTGWGIFELLMGGRGYPRYPTWTAMDMSSFTQDKTPVDRLTEEPEEVRQ is encoded by the coding sequence ATGGGTTACTCCGCCGCAGACGAGTCCTTCACCCATCAGCTGCCCACGACCTTCGATCAGGTGCACGATCCCGACCCCACCTGGTCGGACCGGTGCTACTTCTTCGCCGCGTCGCCGGATGGCTCGCTGCTGCTGGCCAGCGGCTATGGGAACAACCCGAACACCGGAACGGGGCTGGGCTACGTCAAGGTCACACTGGCCGACGGCCGCCACTGGGACCTGCTGGCGGGGCGGCCCGTCACCGGTGACGACCGCGGCGAACTCAGCGCCGGACCGATGCGGTGGACGTGTGTTGAGCCGTTGAAGAGATGGCGACTCGACGTGGAGCCCAATGCCTCCGGCATCGCATGGGAACTGCACTACGAACCGACCGCGCCGATGTGGGAACTGCTGCCCATGAAAGTGCATGACGCTGACGGTCAGATGCTGGCGGACATGTACCACATGAAGGAACCGGGCCGCTGGACCGGCTGGGTCGAGATCGACGGCGAGCGCATCAGTGTCGACGGCTTCCACGGTGGCCGGGACAGGACGTTCGGCGTGCGGGTATCCGACAAGATCGACTTCTGGCTGTGGCTCGACGCCGGGTTCGAAGACCGCGCCATCGAAGCGTGGATCATCGAATCCGCAGATGGCACTGTGCGTTACGTCGACGGCGGAATCACCCACAACGACGGCACGCGCTCGAAGCGGTTCGTGAAGATCGAACATGACGTGACCTTCGACGGTGACCGGAAACGCCCCGCAACGGCGACGTTGATCTTCACCGACGAGGACGGTCAGATCCACCGGGTCATCGCCGACACCCCGCATCAGCACGTCAACGCCTACTACGGTCTACCGATGGCGCACTGCCAGTACGAAGACCTCGGGGGCGGAGCGTATTTCATCCACTATCTGTGGAACAGCGAGGACCCGGCCCAGCTCGACGAGACCGAGGGCAAGTCGATGGCACTCGATCAGCTCATGCGCTTCCAGTTGGGAGATCAGACGGGGTGGGGCATCTTCGAACTCCTGATGGGCGGCCGGGGCTACCCGCGGTATCCCACCTGGACCGCGATGGACATGTCGTCGTTCACCCAGGACAAAACCCCGGTGGACCGCCTGACGGAAGAACCAGAGGAGGTGCGGCAGTGA
- a CDS encoding phosphotransferase produces MSSTARQAFSVVGLAGHLGRGFGRVATDVVVGNRVGLPRCAADLDAATLSRVIGAAVESITVLDGDAGTSSRARLKLLGDDVPDTVFVKLPASTAATRLMGELGRLGHTEVRFYDGLAGELTGLPKCYGTAFDPWTGRYLLVLEDLPADECEFPDTLHPLSVDRAALIVELLAKLHGRFWGRLPASGRGPLGWLYTASGDVTSLLTGSLIKTSIKRLSERTDIPVENGRFIAENYRATAALIDSPPHTVMHGDAHPGNVYFRNGQAGLLDWQAVRRGHPSRELAYTLVTSMASEDRRASQRDLLDVYRATLAASGGPDLDRDDLWLRFRQAALYAYVAPVITAGMGGMQVDDIALEGARRGVAALEDLETVAALKASL; encoded by the coding sequence ATGAGCAGCACCGCACGCCAAGCGTTCTCCGTCGTCGGTCTGGCCGGCCACCTCGGTAGGGGTTTCGGCCGGGTCGCCACCGATGTCGTGGTCGGCAACCGGGTCGGCCTTCCCCGCTGCGCTGCTGACCTCGACGCCGCCACGCTGTCACGGGTGATCGGGGCCGCGGTGGAATCGATCACGGTGCTCGACGGCGATGCCGGCACCTCGTCGCGTGCCAGGCTGAAGCTGCTCGGTGACGACGTTCCCGACACGGTGTTCGTCAAGCTGCCCGCCAGCACGGCCGCGACTCGGTTGATGGGTGAACTGGGCAGGCTGGGCCACACCGAGGTGCGGTTCTACGACGGGCTCGCCGGTGAGCTGACGGGCCTGCCGAAGTGCTATGGCACGGCCTTCGATCCGTGGACTGGCCGTTATCTGCTGGTGCTCGAGGACCTTCCGGCAGACGAATGCGAGTTTCCGGACACGCTGCACCCGCTCAGCGTCGATCGTGCCGCGCTCATCGTCGAACTGCTCGCCAAGCTGCACGGCAGGTTCTGGGGTCGGTTGCCGGCCAGCGGGCGGGGACCCCTCGGCTGGCTCTACACCGCTTCCGGTGATGTGACGTCGCTGTTGACCGGATCGCTGATCAAGACATCCATCAAGCGGCTGTCGGAGCGCACCGACATCCCTGTCGAGAACGGGCGCTTCATCGCCGAGAACTACCGCGCGACTGCGGCATTGATCGACTCGCCACCGCACACCGTGATGCACGGCGACGCGCATCCCGGCAACGTCTACTTCCGCAACGGGCAGGCCGGCCTGTTGGACTGGCAGGCCGTTCGACGCGGACATCCGTCGCGCGAATTGGCCTACACCCTGGTCACCAGCATGGCCAGCGAAGACCGGCGGGCCAGTCAACGTGATCTGTTGGACGTGTACCGAGCGACGCTTGCCGCCTCCGGGGGACCGGACCTCGACCGCGATGACCTGTGGCTGCGGTTCCGGCAGGCCGCGCTGTATGCCTATGTCGCGCCGGTGATCACCGCGGGCATGGGCGGCATGCAGGTCGACGACATCGCACTCGAAGGGGCGCGGCGGGGTGTGGCCGCTCTGGAGGATCTGGAGACCGTGGCGGCACTCAAGGCGTCGTTGTGA
- a CDS encoding OsmC family protein → MARSHHYELDVTWTGNTGSGTSGYRDFQRAHEVSAAGKPALLGSSDPAFRGDPGRWNPEELLVASLSQCHMLWYLALCAQNGVVVTDYRDHATGTMDEGSDGGGAFSRVTLHPQVRIADETQTAKAVAIHEQAHHLCFIANSVNFDVLCEPTVLGPQGGSDDG, encoded by the coding sequence ATGGCCCGAAGCCACCACTATGAACTCGATGTCACCTGGACCGGCAACACCGGGTCGGGAACCAGCGGATACCGCGACTTCCAGCGCGCGCACGAGGTGAGTGCCGCAGGCAAACCCGCGCTGCTGGGCTCGTCCGATCCCGCGTTTCGGGGCGATCCCGGTCGATGGAATCCCGAGGAGCTGCTGGTCGCGTCGCTGTCGCAGTGCCACATGCTCTGGTATCTCGCCCTGTGCGCCCAGAACGGCGTGGTGGTCACCGACTACCGCGACCACGCCACCGGCACCATGGACGAAGGTTCCGACGGCGGCGGCGCCTTCTCCCGCGTCACGCTGCACCCGCAGGTGCGGATCGCCGACGAGACGCAGACCGCGAAAGCCGTCGCGATCCACGAACAGGCCCATCACCTGTGCTTCATCGCCAACTCGGTGAACTTCGACGTCCTCTGTGAGCCAACGGTTCTCGGACCCCAGGGCGGTTCGGACGACGGCTGA
- a CDS encoding TetR/AcrR family transcriptional regulator, with protein sequence MAKPVAQRGSARARVIDAALRLFAEHGVHATSLQMIADDLGVTKAAVYYQFHSKDDIVVAVVQPIFNDLSRVVRIAATMPTAVSARDALISGLIDTSIAHRHVMAVFSDDPVVHALVKEHPEFSDVTEALADMVTGEHRDVVNRVTGSMIITGIFGTSTDPRLADVDDDQMRTVLSHCSQQLLKLCAAEV encoded by the coding sequence ATGGCGAAACCGGTGGCCCAACGGGGCTCTGCGAGGGCACGTGTCATCGATGCTGCGCTTCGTCTCTTCGCCGAGCACGGCGTGCACGCGACCTCGCTGCAGATGATCGCCGACGATCTCGGCGTCACCAAGGCCGCGGTGTACTACCAGTTCCACTCCAAGGACGACATCGTGGTCGCCGTCGTCCAACCAATCTTCAACGATCTGTCCCGGGTCGTCAGGATCGCGGCGACCATGCCGACCGCGGTGTCGGCCCGCGACGCTCTGATCAGCGGCCTGATCGACACCTCGATCGCGCATCGTCACGTCATGGCGGTCTTCTCCGACGATCCTGTCGTGCACGCCCTGGTCAAGGAACACCCCGAGTTCTCCGACGTCACCGAGGCCCTCGCGGACATGGTCACCGGTGAACACCGGGACGTCGTCAATCGGGTCACCGGTTCGATGATCATCACCGGCATCTTCGGCACCAGCACCGATCCTCGATTGGCCGACGTCGACGACGACCAGATGCGCACGGTGCTCTCACACTGCAGCCAGCAGCTGCTGAAGCTGTGCGCCGCTGAGGTCTGA
- a CDS encoding TetR/AcrR family transcriptional regulator — MTTEERAVQTRLLEAAARCIVRRGDTRFRMAEVADEAGVVRSTVYRYYASRDELLLALLLMRIDRAFARWIAALRRPQDAASSIRALVLNAVTSVDDDPLNRALYAADDGALVTVLEHGADAITDVMAAQAAPLFTAWRDSGQIHADLDLRDMLQWMSATSSFLLTSGWRQRPLPAKRRFVDTYLLRALLTTTP, encoded by the coding sequence ATGACGACCGAAGAGCGGGCGGTGCAGACTCGCCTGTTGGAGGCCGCGGCACGGTGCATCGTGCGCCGCGGCGACACCCGGTTCCGGATGGCCGAGGTGGCCGACGAAGCCGGCGTGGTGCGGTCGACGGTCTACCGCTACTACGCAAGCCGCGACGAACTGCTGCTCGCCCTGCTGCTGATGCGGATCGACCGCGCCTTCGCACGGTGGATCGCCGCACTGCGCCGACCACAGGACGCCGCGAGCAGCATCCGTGCGTTGGTGCTCAACGCGGTGACCTCGGTGGACGACGACCCCCTCAACCGCGCGCTCTACGCGGCCGACGACGGTGCGCTGGTCACCGTGCTGGAGCACGGTGCCGACGCCATCACCGACGTGATGGCCGCTCAGGCCGCCCCTCTGTTCACGGCCTGGCGCGATTCCGGTCAGATCCACGCCGACCTCGATCTGCGCGACATGCTCCAGTGGATGTCCGCGACGAGTTCATTCCTGCTGACATCGGGTTGGCGCCAACGCCCCCTGCCGGCCAAGCGCAGGTTCGTCGACACCTATCTGCTGCGGGCGCTGCTCACAACGACGCCTTGA
- a CDS encoding acyl-CoA dehydrogenase family protein yields the protein MSFDLRPTIAQHDLARRTHDFAEQVIRPVAQEYDQRQEFPWPVLEEAAEQGFYSPLFYRDLIGDPTGLSLPMFMEELFWGCAGIGLAIVMPALALSAIGQAASPEQMLTWAPECFGTPGDLKLAALAISEPEGGSDVRNLRTLARRDGSDWVIDGRKMWIGNGGIANVHVVNAVVDEELGHRGQALFVVPGGTPGLTLVRKLDKLGCRASHTAELEFDQVRIPGDHLLGGDEKLQHKLAKAREVVEGGQRSGSAALGTFEQTRPMVAAQALGIARAALEYMTTYANEREAFGAPIIDNQGISFPIADLATRIDAARLLTWRASWMAATGVPFDRGEGSMSKLAASEVAVAATERAIQTLGGWGYITDHPVEKWYRDAKLYTIFEGTSEIQRMVISRALGAADGGPPLHVELEPSGGPLNRWFGRGTPLRGRAADRMLSAKDAVPEPVMRVAMKFLAPPRK from the coding sequence GTGAGCTTCGACCTGCGGCCCACGATCGCGCAACATGACCTGGCCCGGCGCACGCACGACTTCGCCGAGCAGGTCATCCGTCCCGTCGCGCAGGAGTACGACCAGCGCCAGGAGTTCCCCTGGCCGGTGCTCGAGGAGGCCGCCGAGCAGGGCTTCTACAGTCCGCTGTTCTACCGCGATCTGATCGGTGATCCGACCGGCCTGTCGCTGCCGATGTTCATGGAAGAGCTGTTCTGGGGCTGCGCCGGAATCGGCCTGGCAATCGTGATGCCCGCACTCGCACTCTCGGCGATCGGCCAGGCCGCCTCGCCCGAGCAGATGCTGACCTGGGCCCCGGAATGCTTCGGCACCCCAGGAGATCTCAAGCTCGCGGCCCTGGCGATCTCTGAACCCGAGGGCGGCAGCGACGTCCGCAACCTGCGCACCCTCGCCCGTCGTGACGGCTCCGACTGGGTGATCGACGGCCGGAAGATGTGGATCGGCAACGGCGGCATCGCCAACGTGCATGTGGTCAACGCCGTGGTCGACGAGGAACTCGGCCACCGCGGTCAGGCGCTGTTCGTCGTGCCGGGCGGAACCCCCGGACTCACACTGGTGCGCAAGCTCGACAAGCTGGGATGCCGGGCCTCGCACACCGCCGAACTCGAGTTCGACCAGGTTCGCATCCCGGGCGACCACCTGCTCGGCGGAGACGAGAAACTCCAGCACAAGCTCGCCAAGGCACGCGAGGTGGTCGAAGGTGGCCAGCGCTCGGGCTCCGCCGCCCTCGGAACGTTCGAGCAGACCCGGCCCATGGTTGCCGCCCAGGCGCTCGGAATCGCCCGTGCCGCACTGGAGTACATGACCACCTATGCCAACGAGCGCGAAGCCTTCGGCGCGCCCATCATCGACAACCAGGGCATCTCGTTCCCGATCGCGGATCTGGCCACCCGGATCGACGCGGCCCGCCTGTTGACCTGGCGCGCCTCCTGGATGGCCGCCACGGGTGTCCCGTTCGACCGCGGCGAGGGTTCGATGTCGAAGCTGGCGGCCAGCGAGGTCGCGGTCGCGGCCACCGAACGCGCCATCCAGACCCTCGGCGGCTGGGGCTACATCACCGACCACCCCGTCGAGAAGTGGTACCGAGATGCCAAGCTCTACACCATCTTCGAAGGAACCAGCGAGATCCAGCGCATGGTGATCTCCCGGGCCCTCGGCGCCGCGGACGGCGGTCCGCCCCTGCACGTCGAACTCGAGCCGTCGGGCGGTCCTCTCAACCGCTGGTTCGGTCGGGGTACGCCACTGCGGGGACGCGCGGCCGACCGGATGTTGTCGGCCAAGGATGCGGTGCCGGAGCCCGTCATGCGGGTCGCGATGAAATTCCTGGCGCCGCCTCGTAAGTGA